A single Trichocoleus desertorum ATA4-8-CV12 DNA region contains:
- a CDS encoding zinc metallopeptidase produces MRWEFGRRSENVEDRRGSRVSGPLVGGGIGSILLALVVAFLGGDPSVILDQASPSGDRSSPNSTQTTNSPAEDQMADFVSVVLADTEDTWNQIFQQAGEDYVEPTLVLFSGAVESACGYAEAAVGPFYCPRDQKVYIDLSFYEDLKNRYDAPGDFAQAYVVAHEVGHHVQNLLGISDKVRSLQSQASSKAEANQLSVRLELQADCFAGVWANQANRSRQVLETGDIEEALTAASSIGDDRLQSRSKGYVVPESFTHGSSAQRVEWFRRGVQGGDPDQCNTFAANSL; encoded by the coding sequence ATGCGTTGGGAATTCGGTCGTAGAAGCGAAAACGTTGAAGATCGGCGTGGCTCTAGAGTTTCTGGCCCCCTCGTTGGTGGCGGCATTGGTTCAATACTCTTGGCACTGGTTGTAGCATTTTTAGGTGGTGACCCTAGCGTCATCCTCGATCAAGCTTCTCCCTCCGGCGATCGCTCTTCCCCCAACTCCACACAAACCACCAATTCCCCTGCTGAAGACCAAATGGCCGACTTCGTCTCAGTCGTGCTGGCCGACACCGAAGACACCTGGAACCAAATTTTCCAACAGGCAGGCGAAGATTACGTTGAACCTACACTCGTACTGTTTTCAGGCGCGGTGGAATCCGCTTGTGGTTATGCCGAAGCAGCAGTCGGGCCGTTTTATTGCCCTAGAGACCAAAAAGTTTACATCGACTTGAGTTTCTACGAAGACTTGAAAAACCGCTACGACGCACCCGGAGACTTTGCTCAGGCTTATGTCGTAGCCCATGAAGTAGGCCATCATGTCCAAAATTTGCTAGGTATTTCCGATAAAGTGCGATCGCTCCAAAGCCAAGCCAGCAGTAAAGCCGAAGCCAATCAACTCTCCGTCCGGTTAGAGCTACAGGCCGATTGCTTCGCGGGTGTCTGGGCCAACCAAGCCAATCGTTCCCGTCAAGTTTTAGAAACAGGTGACATCGAAGAAGCCCTAACTGCTGCGAGTAGTATTGGAGACGATCGCCTCCAAAGCCGCTCTAAAGGTTACGTAGTGCCTGAATCATTTACCCACGGCAGCTCAGCGCAACGAGTCGAGTGGTTCCGCCGGGGGGTTCAAGGTGGCGACCCTGACCAATGCAATACATTCGCCGCCAACAGTCTGTAA
- a CDS encoding ssl1498 family light-harvesting-like protein, which produces MRYTTDENGVLNNYAAEPAMYYAEYPTPEQQQRYLFQGAIAVLLVAASLFLAISVS; this is translated from the coding sequence ATGCGTTACACAACCGACGAAAACGGCGTTCTCAACAACTACGCAGCTGAGCCTGCCATGTACTACGCCGAATATCCCACCCCAGAACAACAACAGCGCTACCTATTCCAAGGCGCGATCGCCGTTCTTTTGGTCGCAGCCTCTCTATTTTTGGCTATCTCTGTCAGCTAA
- a CDS encoding CO2 hydration protein: protein MTTATATQLPPSTHEFAEVIHRLEAGGAMLPDTPENLMQIIGIYKAYAVPMDFYWRDLLYIAERVFLNPLPFFKYFLPQEYLDLHNHYAGDDADLRIWRGEATAHPELLEFMQKGETTQMPKLFHHLLHDRVNMEFAEACMRAMLWHRGMGGKFDPYLDTPEYKAAADRAIKAYFKGNPAMLGLYKLFPEMFIEQVRQLSYYANLGLFWEVMAPVFFEMSDRYDCGEITSVPEAMNFLVNGIFAVAGRPIYHHVYIGGECFEIIPKSCGFTWLYEAALPYVEAVFYRTAPFRGTKSYNAQAEQVPAEQKDFHYGILYADVNPVGTAGIPPTLLMQDMLHFLPPYLVDYYQQHCRGKDDMLIQLGVSFQRSMYCVTSAVIQALRTALLYPLDDQNPKHLQANREFFEAQIDRFKRPEARLRDIQAQSYR, encoded by the coding sequence ATGACAACTGCAACCGCAACCCAGTTACCTCCTTCTACCCATGAATTTGCCGAGGTGATTCATCGGCTAGAAGCGGGTGGTGCCATGCTGCCTGATACGCCAGAGAACCTCATGCAAATTATTGGTATCTACAAAGCCTATGCAGTGCCGATGGATTTCTACTGGCGCGATCTCCTTTATATTGCGGAGCGAGTCTTCCTTAACCCCCTACCCTTTTTCAAGTATTTCCTGCCTCAAGAATATTTAGACCTGCACAACCACTACGCTGGAGACGACGCAGATTTGCGGATTTGGCGTGGTGAAGCAACTGCCCATCCAGAACTATTAGAGTTCATGCAGAAGGGCGAAACCACCCAAATGCCCAAACTGTTCCACCATTTGCTGCACGATCGCGTCAATATGGAGTTTGCCGAAGCTTGTATGCGGGCGATGTTGTGGCACCGAGGCATGGGAGGTAAGTTTGACCCTTATCTCGACACCCCAGAATATAAAGCTGCTGCCGATCGCGCCATCAAGGCTTACTTCAAGGGCAACCCTGCCATGCTGGGCCTCTACAAGCTGTTCCCAGAAATGTTTATTGAGCAGGTACGGCAGCTCTCCTACTACGCCAACCTGGGTCTGTTCTGGGAAGTCATGGCTCCGGTGTTCTTTGAGATGAGCGATCGCTACGATTGCGGCGAAATCACCAGCGTTCCCGAAGCGATGAATTTCCTGGTGAATGGCATCTTTGCAGTTGCAGGCCGACCGATTTATCACCATGTCTATATCGGGGGAGAATGCTTTGAAATCATCCCCAAATCTTGCGGGTTTACCTGGCTGTATGAAGCCGCTCTCCCTTATGTAGAAGCTGTGTTCTATCGCACCGCTCCTTTCCGGGGCACCAAGTCTTACAATGCTCAGGCAGAGCAAGTGCCAGCCGAACAAAAAGATTTCCACTACGGTATTCTTTACGCCGATGTGAATCCGGTAGGCACAGCAGGGATTCCTCCGACATTACTCATGCAGGATATGTTGCACTTCCTCCCACCTTACTTGGTGGACTATTACCAGCAACATTGCCGTGGCAAAGATGACATGCTGATTCAGCTAGGGGTGAGTTTTCAGCGATCGATGTACTGTGTGACTTCGGCGGTGATCCAAGCCCTACGGACAGCCTTGCTCTATCCTTTAGATGATCAAAATCCCAAGCATTTGCAAGCCAATCGAGAGTTCTTTGAAGCGCAGATCGATCGCTTTAAACGCCCAGAAGCTCGTTTGCGGGATATTCAGGCTCAGTCTTATCGATAA
- a CDS encoding DUF4926 domain-containing protein, which yields MKPPSLLDTVATLKPISSDRLILAEPSYASISSLPPGQVGTVVERYEELDQTQYLVEFADLQGREYLMAVLQVDELLVLHYELSVA from the coding sequence ATGAAACCTCCCAGTCTCCTAGATACAGTTGCTACACTCAAGCCAATTTCAAGCGATCGCCTCATTCTAGCCGAACCTAGCTATGCCTCTATTTCCAGCCTGCCTCCTGGACAAGTTGGAACAGTTGTTGAAAGGTATGAAGAATTGGATCAAACCCAATATTTAGTAGAATTTGCCGATCTACAAGGACGTGAATATCTCATGGCTGTCTTACAGGTAGATGAGCTGCTAGTGTTGCACTACGAACTCTCTGTTGCTTAA
- a CDS encoding fasciclin domain-containing protein, translated as MADIVDIAVSAGSFNTLVAAVQAAGLVETLKSPGPFTVFAPNDAAFAKLPPGTIHTLLQNIPQLARILTYHVVPGKWTQADLAKVDSLTSVEGSPIRLDLSDGFEVKNATVVAPDIEADNGIIHVIDNVILMG; from the coding sequence ATGGCTGATATTGTTGATATTGCAGTAAGTGCTGGTTCTTTTAATACGTTGGTGGCAGCAGTCCAAGCCGCAGGTTTGGTCGAGACACTGAAAAGTCCGGGGCCGTTCACAGTCTTTGCTCCAAATGATGCTGCCTTTGCTAAGCTGCCACCCGGAACCATTCATACGCTGTTGCAAAATATCCCTCAACTGGCCCGCATCCTCACCTATCATGTGGTGCCGGGGAAATGGACTCAAGCTGACCTCGCCAAGGTAGACTCTCTCACCTCTGTAGAAGGATCACCGATTCGTCTTGATCTGTCCGATGGCTTTGAGGTCAAAAACGCCACGGTGGTCGCTCCTGACATCGAAGCCGATAACGGCATTATTCATGTCATTGACAACGTGATCTTAATGGGCTGA
- a CDS encoding M48 family metallopeptidase — protein MPTYPGISSEAFRHPLDRQAEQALRNVPGFDLVARKFVEFLYERPQLIYLMGNSIQVGPRQYASIYHIFRECVRDLDIQPEPSLFVVQNPLANSYALGQEHPYIVLHTGLLDLLSDAEIRVVLAHELGHIKCGHTTLIQMANWAIQMVAAIGEMTMGLGNIVGSGLIYAFYEWRRKAELTSDRAALLATDDLTLVMQTMMKIAGGSSKHLQECSLNEFIRQSESYQELDQDGLNQIYKFLLYNGNGSQGSMLSHPFPVERIRYIREWASSEEYRQIRQGHYARAEAAGAVNTSAKSPQAEAEELRRQLEELQKEINRIRRDK, from the coding sequence ATGCCTACCTATCCCGGAATTTCGAGTGAAGCATTTCGGCATCCCCTCGATCGCCAAGCCGAGCAGGCATTACGCAATGTCCCTGGCTTCGATCTCGTGGCTCGAAAATTTGTGGAATTTCTCTATGAACGGCCCCAACTGATTTACCTAATGGGCAACAGTATTCAAGTTGGCCCCCGGCAGTACGCCTCGATTTATCACATTTTTCGCGAATGTGTCCGAGATCTAGACATTCAACCGGAGCCTTCCCTATTTGTGGTGCAAAATCCTCTGGCCAACAGTTACGCCCTGGGACAAGAGCATCCTTATATCGTCCTTCATACAGGGCTGCTGGACTTACTCAGTGACGCGGAAATTCGAGTCGTGCTAGCCCATGAGTTAGGTCACATCAAATGCGGTCATACCACCTTAATCCAGATGGCGAACTGGGCCATTCAGATGGTAGCGGCGATCGGAGAAATGACGATGGGTTTGGGCAACATCGTCGGCAGTGGTTTAATCTATGCCTTTTACGAATGGCGACGCAAAGCCGAACTGACCTCCGATCGCGCCGCACTCCTCGCCACCGACGACCTGACATTGGTAATGCAAACCATGATGAAAATTGCGGGGGGAAGTAGCAAGCATCTGCAAGAGTGCAGCTTAAATGAATTTATCCGCCAATCGGAAAGCTACCAAGAGCTAGACCAAGATGGCTTAAATCAGATTTACAAGTTTTTGCTCTACAACGGCAACGGTTCTCAAGGCTCCATGCTCAGCCATCCTTTCCCGGTTGAGCGCATTCGTTACATCCGCGAATGGGCCAGCTCAGAAGAATATCGTCAGATTCGCCAAGGTCATTATGCCCGTGCTGAGGCGGCGGGAGCAGTCAATACTTCAGCAAAATCGCCTCAAGCAGAAGCAGAAGAGTTGCGGCGGCAGTTGGAAGAATTGCAAAAAGAGATCAACCGCATTCGGCGAGATAAATAG